The Allorhodopirellula heiligendammensis genome includes a window with the following:
- a CDS encoding ATP-binding protein, with amino-acid sequence MATPRIESHAFPRSWKDLIGHERIRSTLSSAIAKRRLGGSLLFVGPPGVGKTAAALLLAQTVLCRRQSAAEMNPCGQCPDCAQVRAATHPDLIQVSKPQDKSLIPLELLIGPVEARLQEGFCHDVHLRPMQGERKVAILHDADFLNEEGANCLLKTLEEPPANAVIILIGTSEQRQLPTIRSRCQTMRFTSPTGVEGRELLRQHIQRLTEAGQSPPSLADAELDEAIELAAGDLQVATRLASGQSNEIRGKLLTQLSASVPDPMIIARCINSHLDEISKKEAPLRRAGLRDLCSIAVQYYRGELREAARQGRYNGADARRLDRTLRVFREIDRSANLNALVDCYAADLSLAITGDRGSIG; translated from the coding sequence TTGGCAACTCCTCGCATTGAATCGCATGCTTTTCCCCGCTCGTGGAAGGATTTGATCGGCCACGAACGGATCCGCTCCACCCTGAGCAGCGCGATCGCGAAGCGGCGACTCGGCGGCAGCCTACTGTTCGTCGGCCCCCCCGGTGTCGGCAAGACAGCTGCCGCACTCTTGCTCGCACAAACGGTGCTGTGCCGCCGTCAATCCGCGGCGGAAATGAACCCATGTGGCCAATGCCCTGACTGTGCCCAGGTCCGCGCGGCGACCCACCCGGACTTGATTCAAGTGTCCAAGCCACAGGACAAGTCCCTCATTCCGCTCGAACTACTCATCGGTCCTGTCGAAGCCCGATTGCAGGAAGGCTTTTGCCATGATGTGCATCTGCGTCCGATGCAGGGTGAACGCAAGGTTGCGATCCTGCACGACGCCGACTTTCTCAACGAAGAAGGTGCCAACTGCCTGCTCAAAACGCTTGAAGAACCACCCGCCAACGCGGTCATCATTCTGATCGGCACCAGCGAACAGCGCCAACTGCCCACCATCCGTTCTCGCTGTCAGACGATGCGATTCACCAGTCCTACGGGAGTGGAGGGGCGGGAACTCCTGCGGCAACACATCCAACGGCTTACCGAAGCAGGTCAGTCACCTCCTTCACTCGCTGACGCGGAGCTCGACGAAGCGATCGAACTGGCGGCGGGCGACCTGCAGGTTGCGACGCGTTTGGCGAGCGGTCAGAGCAATGAAATTCGGGGAAAGCTACTGACTCAGCTCAGCGCATCCGTTCCCGATCCGATGATTATCGCGCGATGCATCAATTCACATCTCGATGAAATCAGCAAGAAGGAGGCTCCATTGCGCCGCGCCGGCCTACGCGATTTGTGCTCGATTGCGGTCCAGTACTATCGAGGTGAACTGCGAGAAGCAGCCCGCCAAGGTCGATACAACGGTGCCGACGCTCGGCGGCTCGACCGAACTCTTCGCGTCTTCCGGGAAATCGACCGCAGTGCGAACTTGAATGCCTTGGTCGACTGCTACGCCGCCGATCTCTCCCTCGCCATCACCGGCGACCGAGGCAGCATTGGCTGA
- the rpiB gene encoding ribose 5-phosphate isomerase B: METKTRTPEQSLRSNLLKVGLASDHRGVHIKARLVQCLTHEGYEVFDAGTDSSDPVDYPDYAKEIAGRIATGELDRGVLICGTGIGMSIAANKFPGVRAAPCYDEVMVEMSRRHNDVNVLCLPGDLIGERPVDDLVLMWLSTDFECGRHGTRVDKICDLESTAHAGRPQSGKALPTSVATPAPSRAS; encoded by the coding sequence ATGGAAACGAAGACGCGGACGCCCGAGCAATCCCTGAGGAGTAATCTATTGAAAGTTGGTTTAGCAAGCGATCACCGCGGGGTGCATATTAAGGCGCGGCTGGTGCAGTGTTTGACGCATGAGGGGTACGAGGTTTTCGATGCAGGCACCGATTCCTCGGATCCGGTCGATTATCCCGATTACGCGAAAGAGATTGCCGGAAGAATTGCGACCGGCGAACTTGATCGGGGCGTTCTAATCTGCGGTACCGGTATCGGCATGTCCATTGCTGCCAACAAATTCCCAGGCGTTCGCGCCGCGCCGTGTTATGACGAGGTCATGGTGGAGATGTCGCGGCGTCACAATGACGTCAATGTTCTGTGCCTTCCAGGAGATTTGATCGGCGAGCGGCCGGTCGACGACCTTGTATTGATGTGGCTGAGCACGGATTTCGAGTGCGGTCGCCATGGGACGCGTGTCGATAAAATTTGCGATTTGGAAAGCACCGCGCATGCGGGCCGGCCCCAGAGCGGTAAGGCACTGCCGACAAGCGTCGCCACACCTGCTCCCTCACGTGCCAGCTGA
- a CDS encoding Sua5/YciO/YrdC/YwlC family protein — MIYDLQQTDDPRDIIHRSVQALAEGDVIGLPSETVYGVVASALCPAAVTRLAELVGSSSPTGIPGAPQVVPQTQTAVPARQATPGQVAVPGQVAVLGQVTVPGQVALCARSSEAAGDFLVPRSKLARRLSERCFPGPLTLIADCDRQQSAVGMLPPSVRAVLHHFAGPNDGPRVDRAQASDRVAFRVSNHRLLSHIHRYLTAPLVWGEFSLDDGSAITTAAKLDTYLSQKTGDNPLPVLLDDGVSRYGGAGTIVQLSGNSWQILREGVIQRAAMNQFVKPVIVIVCTGNTCRSPMAEALLRDLLDRRFGREDVARVLSAGVAAQRGHGASPQSVEVMGRRGLDLTGHASQPLDDPMMSMADLVLTLTRQHRDAILAAWPNRKGRVFTLRRDGGDVSDPVGMHVDVYEQCADQIREELEKWIDALDDDFFPIAPDKEPHKGHNGNEDADARAIPEE; from the coding sequence ATGATCTACGACCTGCAGCAAACCGACGACCCGCGTGACATCATCCATCGCAGTGTGCAAGCATTGGCCGAGGGCGATGTCATCGGATTACCGAGCGAGACCGTCTATGGTGTCGTCGCCAGCGCGCTATGCCCTGCCGCAGTAACCCGTCTGGCTGAACTCGTCGGCAGTTCGTCACCAACTGGAATTCCAGGCGCACCTCAAGTCGTTCCGCAGACGCAGACTGCGGTACCAGCGCGCCAAGCCACGCCAGGCCAGGTCGCTGTACCAGGCCAGGTCGCTGTACTAGGCCAAGTCACCGTGCCCGGACAGGTAGCCCTGTGTGCCCGCAGCAGCGAGGCCGCTGGCGACTTTCTAGTTCCCCGCTCGAAACTCGCCCGTCGCTTGAGTGAACGCTGTTTTCCCGGACCACTGACTCTGATTGCGGATTGCGATCGACAGCAATCGGCCGTCGGCATGCTTCCGCCCAGCGTGCGGGCTGTCCTGCATCACTTTGCCGGCCCAAACGACGGGCCAAGGGTTGATCGTGCCCAGGCAAGTGACCGGGTAGCCTTCCGAGTATCGAACCATCGCTTGCTCAGTCATATCCACCGTTACCTGACGGCGCCATTGGTGTGGGGAGAATTCTCGCTCGACGATGGATCTGCGATTACGACCGCAGCGAAGCTGGACACCTATTTATCTCAAAAGACGGGCGACAATCCACTCCCCGTCCTGCTAGATGATGGCGTCAGCCGCTATGGTGGAGCGGGTACGATCGTGCAATTGTCGGGAAATTCCTGGCAAATCCTACGCGAAGGAGTGATTCAGCGAGCCGCCATGAACCAGTTTGTCAAACCTGTGATTGTAATCGTCTGCACGGGCAACACGTGCCGAAGCCCGATGGCGGAAGCGTTGCTGCGGGATCTGTTGGACCGCCGATTTGGCCGGGAAGACGTAGCTCGTGTTCTATCGGCGGGAGTCGCTGCCCAGCGTGGCCACGGCGCCAGCCCGCAATCGGTAGAGGTAATGGGGCGCCGCGGGCTGGATTTAACCGGGCATGCCAGCCAGCCGCTGGACGATCCCATGATGTCGATGGCGGACCTCGTACTGACCCTGACGCGTCAACACCGCGACGCCATCCTGGCGGCGTGGCCAAACCGCAAGGGTCGAGTATTCACCCTCCGCCGAGATGGGGGGGACGTCAGCGATCCCGTCGGCATGCACGTGGACGTCTACGAACAATGCGCTGACCAGATTCGTGAGGAGCTCGAAAAATGGATCGATGCCTTGGATGATGATTTTTTCCCAATAGCGCCTGACAAAGAGCCTCACAAGGGCCATAATGGAAACGAAGACGCGGACGCCCGAGCAATCCCTGAGGAGTAA
- a CDS encoding sigma-70 family RNA polymerase sigma factor, with protein MSKSIWPQGDKTDVLIQSARAGDADAVNQLLDRHRAAIHRLVELRLDRKVQQRVDVSDVVQDVLVDASGRLQQYLNDPGMAFHLWLRQIAWDRIIDTYRRHRGSAKRSMDREQPMHRGSVDESTMNLAIQLSDPGLGPAAVATQHEIARRVEAAIEKLDEADREVILMRHYEHLSNLEIAEVLGLQPPAASMRYLRALRRLRAVLEQDDDMEIG; from the coding sequence ATGAGCAAATCGATTTGGCCGCAGGGAGACAAGACCGACGTGCTGATCCAGTCAGCGCGCGCGGGTGACGCCGATGCAGTCAATCAGTTGCTCGACCGGCATCGCGCAGCCATCCATCGGCTGGTCGAACTGCGACTGGATCGAAAAGTCCAACAGCGAGTCGATGTCAGCGATGTCGTTCAAGATGTCTTGGTTGATGCCAGTGGGCGGCTCCAACAGTATCTAAATGATCCCGGTATGGCGTTTCATTTGTGGTTGCGGCAGATTGCTTGGGACCGCATCATTGACACCTACCGCCGGCATCGCGGCAGCGCCAAACGGAGCATGGATCGCGAGCAACCCATGCACCGCGGCAGCGTCGACGAGTCAACGATGAATCTCGCGATCCAGCTCAGTGATCCGGGTCTAGGGCCTGCCGCTGTAGCGACCCAGCACGAGATTGCACGTCGCGTCGAAGCTGCCATCGAGAAACTCGATGAAGCCGACCGGGAAGTCATTCTGATGCGTCACTATGAGCATCTATCAAACCTGGAAATAGCTGAGGTGCTGGGTCTGCAACCTCCCGCCGCCAGCATGCGATATCTCCGCGCCCTGCGCCGACTCCGCGCCGTGCTCGAACAAGACGACGATATGGAAATCGGATGA
- a CDS encoding 3-keto-disaccharide hydrolase encodes MLYRHILTVALGLAATLSTSIPTSAQDSAIPETAPAVLRSLQGGEDTVLFNGMTLEGWRGRDDLWAAEDGAIVGRTTDKEPIKQNTFLILDDEIEGDFELTLQFKIDGGNSGIQYHSRVVNEDEFVVSGYQADIDAANHYAGILYEEKGRGILALRGQNVIIGEDGKKQVEKFADATELGKGIHPGQWNDYRIVVRGSQLEHFINGAQTIKVTDNQSEKSRDSGVLALQLHQGPAMTVRFKNITLRQWK; translated from the coding sequence ATGCTCTACCGCCACATCCTCACCGTCGCCCTCGGACTCGCGGCGACACTCTCAACTTCGATCCCGACCAGCGCCCAAGACAGCGCGATCCCGGAAACCGCTCCGGCAGTCCTCCGCTCCCTACAAGGCGGCGAAGATACCGTTTTATTCAACGGCATGACTCTTGAGGGCTGGCGTGGCCGCGATGACCTGTGGGCTGCTGAAGACGGAGCGATTGTGGGAAGGACGACCGACAAAGAGCCGATCAAGCAAAATACTTTCTTGATTTTGGATGATGAGATCGAAGGTGATTTCGAACTCACCCTGCAATTCAAAATCGATGGCGGAAATTCGGGAATTCAGTATCACAGTCGCGTGGTCAATGAAGATGAATTCGTGGTTTCGGGATACCAAGCCGACATCGACGCTGCGAATCACTATGCTGGCATTCTGTATGAGGAGAAGGGTCGAGGAATCCTCGCTCTCCGCGGTCAAAACGTCATCATCGGTGAGGACGGAAAAAAACAAGTCGAGAAATTTGCCGATGCCACCGAGCTGGGTAAGGGCATCCACCCTGGCCAGTGGAACGACTACCGCATTGTGGTCCGTGGCAGTCAACTCGAACACTTCATCAATGGAGCCCAGACGATCAAGGTGACTGACAACCAAAGCGAGAAATCTCGAGACTCCGGTGTCTTGGCACTTCAACTGCACCAGGGCCCCGCGATGACGGTTCGCTTCAAAAACATCACTCTACGGCAGTGGAAATAG
- the hemA gene encoding glutamyl-tRNA reductase — protein sequence MTLQMIGCSHHDAAVEIREQLSFSSEHCAQALATFGERFDGAELVVLSTCNRVELYAAGGPFGSGLTASESGAGSLSDDQVRNALIDFVAACLEKPADFVGKHMIVRQGREAVDHLFLVAASLDSMVVGEAQILSQVKQAYDLSNVAGATGPLTHAAFQAANRAAKRVQTETTIHRRRLSVPSVAVGEVVPEVFETLRGKRVVLCGAGEMAEETLRYLKTGGSDNLCIVNRGQERAQALAQVFGADTRSLNELHEQIVAADLLIGTTSAEEPLVDAATFAQLNARRGGRILLVLDLAVPRDFEPVIGDEPGVYLYQIDDLQAACNRNRREREKQWPRAKAILDEEVNRFFESLQQRATGPVIQRLRQRADQVKSAELQRLLDKLNGCTDASMTKEIEKSFDRLTNKLLHPPMASLRDDAAAGHSRGLLEALRHLFNLGDDL from the coding sequence ATGACGCTGCAGATGATCGGTTGCTCGCACCATGATGCGGCCGTGGAAATTCGGGAACAGTTGTCATTCTCCTCAGAGCACTGCGCTCAAGCGTTGGCGACGTTCGGCGAGCGGTTTGACGGAGCGGAATTGGTCGTGCTGTCGACCTGTAACCGGGTGGAACTCTATGCCGCCGGTGGCCCCTTCGGATCCGGGCTCACGGCGAGCGAATCAGGAGCGGGATCGCTGTCGGACGATCAAGTGCGAAATGCATTAATCGACTTCGTGGCGGCGTGCCTGGAAAAGCCCGCAGACTTCGTAGGCAAACACATGATCGTCCGCCAAGGCCGCGAGGCAGTCGACCATCTGTTCTTGGTGGCGGCGAGTCTCGATAGCATGGTCGTGGGCGAAGCCCAGATCCTGTCCCAAGTCAAACAGGCCTACGACCTGTCCAACGTCGCCGGAGCAACGGGACCGCTGACACACGCTGCTTTCCAAGCGGCCAATCGGGCCGCGAAGCGAGTGCAAACCGAGACCACGATCCATCGCCGCCGGCTGAGCGTGCCGAGCGTTGCCGTAGGAGAAGTTGTCCCGGAGGTATTTGAAACCCTTCGCGGCAAACGCGTTGTCCTCTGTGGCGCCGGAGAAATGGCCGAGGAAACGCTGCGGTACCTCAAAACCGGCGGCAGCGATAATCTGTGCATCGTCAACCGTGGCCAGGAGCGAGCGCAGGCACTGGCGCAAGTGTTCGGCGCCGATACGCGGTCATTGAATGAACTCCACGAACAGATTGTTGCCGCCGATCTCCTCATTGGAACGACGTCAGCCGAAGAGCCGCTGGTCGACGCGGCGACCTTCGCCCAGCTCAACGCCAGACGTGGCGGACGGATTTTACTGGTACTGGACCTGGCCGTTCCTCGTGACTTTGAACCCGTTATTGGTGATGAGCCCGGAGTCTATCTGTACCAGATCGATGACCTGCAAGCGGCCTGCAACCGCAATCGACGCGAACGCGAGAAACAGTGGCCCAGAGCCAAAGCGATCCTTGACGAGGAAGTCAATCGATTCTTTGAGTCGCTCCAGCAGCGGGCAACCGGGCCAGTCATTCAGCGTCTGCGGCAGCGAGCCGATCAAGTAAAATCGGCTGAACTGCAGCGATTACTCGACAAACTCAATGGCTGCACGGACGCCTCGATGACGAAAGAAATTGAGAAATCATTCGACCGCCTCACTAATAAGCTGCTCCACCCGCCGATGGCATCGCTGCGTGACGATGCGGCAGCCGGTCATTCCCGGGGATTACTCGAAGCCCTCCGCCACCTTTTCAATCTCGGGGATGATCTGTAG
- the ccsA gene encoding cytochrome c biogenesis protein CcsA — protein MLPMLHQISITCFTTSYAIVLLIELLRLVGRRLPGRGLAGLVMMAIGIVTHIIYLTLRATADLPGGSGSAEGSPAVDAGRLATWTDFSLMVALGLAICYFVLYLRRPDTVIGFFFLPAILAMIALAISVRHLPAFDRGEATAFWRNVHALSMMLGSAAVLFGFLAGAMYLVQSWRLKHKRAGSALRLPTLETLQNLNRRCLVISTAAVGVGLVSGVVMNLNRWGEIPWTNRGIMLSGVLFAWLASATMVEFLYAPASRGRKVAYLTLASFGFLVLAMSGVLTTSHGGAAVNAHDVRADTDAGPADTTTSRRGDS, from the coding sequence ATGCTCCCCATGCTCCATCAAATTTCGATTACTTGTTTCACGACGAGCTACGCCATCGTGCTGCTGATTGAGCTGCTGCGGTTGGTGGGCCGTCGCCTGCCGGGCCGTGGATTGGCGGGACTGGTGATGATGGCGATCGGAATCGTCACCCACATCATTTACCTTACCTTACGCGCAACGGCGGATCTTCCAGGCGGCAGCGGCAGTGCCGAGGGCAGCCCAGCCGTCGACGCGGGACGCTTGGCAACGTGGACTGATTTTTCACTGATGGTGGCCCTGGGGTTGGCAATCTGCTACTTCGTTCTTTACCTCCGGCGGCCTGACACCGTCATCGGTTTTTTTTTCTTACCGGCCATTTTGGCGATGATCGCGCTGGCGATTTCGGTGCGGCATCTGCCCGCCTTTGACCGTGGCGAGGCGACTGCGTTTTGGCGGAACGTGCATGCGTTGTCAATGATGCTCGGATCCGCCGCGGTGCTATTTGGTTTTTTGGCCGGAGCGATGTACCTCGTCCAGTCCTGGCGACTCAAGCACAAGCGGGCCGGCTCGGCGCTACGACTGCCAACTCTAGAGACGCTGCAAAACCTCAACCGTCGCTGTCTCGTGATCAGCACAGCGGCGGTCGGCGTGGGGCTGGTATCCGGTGTCGTTATGAATCTGAACCGCTGGGGCGAGATCCCGTGGACCAATCGGGGCATTATGCTGTCGGGGGTCCTGTTCGCTTGGTTGGCATCGGCCACGATGGTGGAATTTCTCTATGCCCCGGCCAGCCGAGGCCGCAAAGTCGCCTACCTAACGCTGGCGAGCTTCGGTTTCCTGGTACTGGCAATGTCGGGCGTATTAACAACCTCCCACGGGGGCGCTGCAGTCAACGCACACGACGTCCGAGCCGATACCGACGCAGGCCCCGCCGACACGACCACCTCCCGGCGAGGTGACTCATGA
- a CDS encoding transposase, which yields MPRQARGEVLDPSEVQVVHCIQRCVRRAFLCGDDPLTGTSYEHRRGWIRDRLEFLASVFAIDCLTFSVMHNHIHLVLRSRADVAAAWSDEEVARRWLRLFPRRRNEDGSPAEPTKPELDMILNQPEVLSERRTRLSDISWWMRCTAENIARRSNAEDEVRGHFWEGRYRAQILLDESSLLVCAAYVDLNPIRAALAETPETSDYTGAKARIDDLSERQDRRRPSTHDWERSRARRRSGWMSPIEIDERSDATGPVVEASGRRASSKGFLPVSMVRYLELLDWTGRQLRADKIGSIPAHLNPILQRLGLDTHGWCDVVRKFGRIFKRAAGTPESLAGEACRRGQGWLCARGNPLGLSSV from the coding sequence ATGCCTCGTCAAGCTCGTGGTGAAGTTTTAGACCCGTCCGAAGTGCAGGTGGTGCATTGCATTCAGAGATGCGTGCGACGTGCGTTTCTTTGCGGTGACGATCCGCTGACGGGGACTTCGTACGAACATCGGCGTGGCTGGATTCGTGATCGCCTGGAGTTCCTGGCTTCGGTCTTTGCGATCGATTGCTTGACTTTTTCGGTGATGCACAACCACATTCATCTGGTCCTACGCAGTCGGGCGGATGTGGCGGCAGCTTGGTCGGACGAAGAAGTGGCCCGGCGTTGGCTGCGATTATTCCCCCGGCGGCGAAACGAGGACGGTTCGCCTGCGGAGCCCACGAAGCCGGAGTTGGACATGATCCTCAACCAACCCGAAGTGTTGTCGGAACGTCGCACTCGACTGTCCGATATCAGCTGGTGGATGCGGTGCACCGCTGAGAATATTGCGCGGAGGAGCAATGCTGAAGACGAGGTTCGCGGGCACTTTTGGGAAGGTAGATACCGAGCGCAAATTTTGCTCGATGAATCCAGTTTGCTGGTGTGCGCGGCGTACGTTGATCTGAATCCGATTCGTGCTGCGCTGGCGGAAACTCCGGAGACCAGTGATTACACCGGAGCGAAGGCTCGGATTGACGATTTGAGCGAGCGGCAGGATCGGCGTCGGCCTAGCACCCATGATTGGGAGCGGAGTCGGGCTCGGCGTCGCAGTGGGTGGATGAGTCCAATCGAGATTGATGAACGATCTGACGCGACGGGACCGGTAGTCGAAGCGTCAGGCCGTCGAGCGAGCAGCAAAGGGTTCCTGCCGGTATCGATGGTGAGATACTTGGAGTTGCTTGATTGGACGGGGCGCCAATTGCGTGCTGATAAGATCGGCAGCATTCCAGCCCATCTGAACCCGATCCTGCAGCGACTTGGCTTGGACACGCATGGCTGGTGCGATGTGGTGCGCAAATTCGGTCGGATCTTCAAACGTGCGGCAGGCACACCGGAGAGCCTTGCAGGCGAAGCATGCCGTCGCGGGCAGGGTTGGCTGTGCGCCCGCGGGAATCCGCTGGGCCTCTCATCGGTCTGA
- a CDS encoding ABC-F family ATP-binding cassette domain-containing protein, with the protein MAVLIQLRDAYKRFGDQVLLDGANASLVDDVKIGFVGRNGAGKSTLLRILLGEEEVEKGEVIHHPSLRIGYLRQHDPFEEGESALDFLMRDSGAPDWRCGQVAGQFELKGEYLEGPVKALSGGWQTRVKLAALLLHDPNLLMLDEPTNFLDLRTQILLEHFLRDFGKAALIVSHDRAFLKATCSQTLELAKGQLTMFPGKIHDFLEFREERREHDRRVNATVIAKQKQLKQFIDKNRANASTASQARSKAKQLEKLQTVELQVDEPTVNIRAPRVQPRQGTAVRCDQLAIGYPGHRVADDISLEIEHGQRAAIVGDNGQGKTTMLRTLVGSLEPLDGTMKWGHGIEIGTYAQHVYTTLDERQTILEHLEYASDPDTTRQELLAMAGALLFRDEAIQKKIKVLSGGERARVCMASLLLGTANVLVLDEPGNHLDVETVESLAEALRLYKGTVIFTSHDRHFMARVATNVIEVRDGRVRNYFGSYDTYCDAVEKEVSEGERQRNAAAGKSTAPQGGANGDAKNDRKQHKDQRKTGKELKTLERKIAKLDDEKKELNELLLKETKPNEAVRLHDQIKAIEVELSQAEEKWMELSDF; encoded by the coding sequence ATGGCCGTTCTGATTCAGCTCCGCGACGCTTACAAACGCTTCGGTGACCAAGTTTTGCTCGACGGAGCGAATGCGAGCTTGGTTGATGACGTCAAAATTGGTTTCGTTGGCCGCAATGGTGCCGGCAAATCCACGCTGCTGCGGATCCTGCTCGGCGAAGAAGAAGTCGAAAAGGGCGAGGTGATCCATCACCCCAGCCTGCGGATTGGCTATCTACGACAGCATGATCCTTTCGAGGAGGGCGAATCAGCGCTGGATTTCCTGATGCGTGACAGCGGCGCCCCCGATTGGCGGTGCGGTCAGGTCGCCGGGCAGTTCGAACTGAAAGGCGAGTACCTCGAAGGCCCGGTCAAGGCACTTTCGGGGGGGTGGCAAACGCGGGTCAAACTGGCGGCCTTGCTGCTGCACGATCCCAATTTGCTGATGCTCGATGAACCAACCAACTTCCTCGACTTGCGAACGCAGATTCTGCTGGAGCACTTCCTGCGCGATTTCGGTAAAGCGGCGTTGATTGTCAGCCACGACCGCGCGTTCCTGAAGGCAACTTGCAGCCAAACACTGGAACTGGCCAAGGGGCAGTTGACCATGTTCCCTGGAAAGATCCACGATTTCCTCGAATTCCGCGAAGAACGTCGCGAACACGATCGCCGTGTCAACGCAACCGTCATCGCGAAACAGAAACAGCTCAAACAATTTATCGACAAGAACCGCGCTAACGCGTCCACAGCCAGTCAAGCGCGCAGCAAGGCGAAGCAGCTGGAGAAACTGCAAACCGTGGAGCTGCAGGTCGACGAGCCAACCGTGAATATTCGGGCCCCCCGCGTCCAACCGCGACAGGGCACCGCCGTGCGGTGCGACCAACTCGCCATCGGTTATCCTGGTCACCGCGTCGCTGACGATATCTCGCTAGAAATTGAACACGGCCAGCGAGCCGCCATCGTCGGTGACAACGGGCAAGGCAAGACGACCATGCTCCGGACGCTCGTCGGTTCGCTCGAGCCGCTCGATGGGACGATGAAATGGGGGCATGGGATCGAGATCGGCACCTATGCCCAGCATGTCTACACGACACTCGACGAACGCCAAACCATCCTCGAACATCTCGAATATGCGTCCGACCCAGATACGACTCGGCAAGAGCTGCTCGCGATGGCAGGAGCGTTGCTGTTTCGCGACGAAGCGATCCAGAAGAAAATCAAAGTGCTCAGCGGTGGCGAACGAGCTCGTGTCTGCATGGCCAGCTTACTACTCGGGACCGCCAATGTGCTCGTGCTCGACGAACCAGGCAACCACCTCGACGTCGAAACCGTCGAATCGCTCGCCGAGGCCCTACGGCTGTACAAAGGCACCGTGATCTTCACCAGCCACGACCGACACTTCATGGCTCGCGTGGCCACCAATGTGATCGAGGTCCGCGACGGCCGAGTGCGAAATTATTTCGGTAGCTACGACACTTACTGCGACGCCGTCGAAAAAGAGGTCTCCGAAGGCGAACGACAGCGTAATGCAGCCGCCGGGAAATCGACCGCGCCGCAAGGCGGGGCCAATGGCGATGCCAAAAACGATCGCAAACAGCACAAGGACCAGCGCAAAACCGGCAAGGAGCTGAAGACCCTGGAACGCAAAATCGCCAAGCTCGACGATGAGAAGAAAGAGCTCAACGAACTGCTGCTCAAAGAGACCAAGCCCAATGAAGCAGTGCGACTGCACGATCAAATCAAAGCCATCGAAGTCGAGCTCAGCCAGGCAGAAGAGAAGTGGATGGAACTCAGCGATTTCTGA